In Aegilops tauschii subsp. strangulata cultivar AL8/78 chromosome 3, Aet v6.0, whole genome shotgun sequence, one genomic interval encodes:
- the LOC109741350 gene encoding uncharacterized protein encodes MAHPGSTPLLLCRRDEPLLRPPLSNGMEYIYEHCVEPSDEDYTDEMVMMQAVPADAEHAKDHVLNFKGSINGHRVLNCNRVRDHLMPMDYYFAPNAIFTDNFHERIHMRKNVFDRPYHGVQSFDDYFILKKDIVGRIGFSSYQKCTAVPRMLAYGTAADFVGRVPADVREHTRRCHGQTEGKAPPCHYTVNGHEYNMGSYLVGSIYPPWATFVNTISNLVVLKKFHFAQRQEAAKKNIERAFGVLQARFVVVCGPAKQWDTETLWEVMTCCVRMRMRMLSQVLS; translated from the exons ATGGCACACCCTGGCTCCACACCACTTCTCCTCTGCCGCCGGGATGAGCCTCTCCTCCGACCGCCGCTCAG CAATGGTatggagtacatatacgagcaCTGTGTTGAGCCATCTGACGAGGACTATACAGATGAGATGGTGATGATGCAGGCGGTGCCTGCAGACGCGGAGCATGCGAAGGACCATGTTCTCAATTTCAAGGGGTCAATCAACGGTCATCGAGTGCTCAACTGCAACCGGGTGCGCGACCATTTGATGCCAATGGACTACTACTTTGCCCCCAATGCCATCTTCACTGACAATTTTCACGAGCGCATTCATATGCGCAAAAATGTCTTTGATCGTCCCTACCATGGCGTACAGTCCTTTGATGACTACTTCATCTTGAAGAAGGACATCGTGGGAAGGATTGGTTTCTCTAGTTACCAGAAGTGCACGGCCGTACCGCGGATGCTTGCATATGGCACGGCCGCTGATTTTGTGGGACGAGTACCTGCGGATGTCCGAGAGCACACGCGGAGATGCCATGGTCAG ACTGAAGGAAAAGCTCCTCCTTGCCACTATACTGTCAATGGGCATGAGTACAACATGGGCTCCTATCTGGTTGGTAGTATCTATCCTCCTTGGGCTACCTTTGTGAACACCATCTCTAACCTAGTTGTTCTGAAAAAGTTTCACTTTGCCCAAAGACAAGAAGCAGCTAAAAAGAATATTGAGAGGGCTTTTGGAGTTCTGCAAGCACGTTTTGTTGTTGTTTGTGGACCTGCTAAACAATGGGATACAGAGAccttgtgggaggtgatgacCTGTTGTgtgaggatgaggatgaggatgctGTCGCAGGTCTTGAGTTGA
- the LOC109741356 gene encoding uncharacterized protein, protein MATEVNQTFFAWSQGETTDLGVSEGVSVSQTLNHGSVSFGRFELESLSWEKWSVFSNDKRHEEFVKFNGLVAQKKAYFEEYYKKIRELKASQQQIQQTELTLEYSGDGSDSSQTEDMPAEELETPTGSGTIVYDYVEGAAHETTSEQGMQCYHDHEDEDFRNELSSSNLVSEARISQQTDQDGRKNALGDNSDSADVENAGFGHDGLGAAHENARAPRRNTEKDPRLRYASMIIPKSVKTVAGSPLDRTSVTKTPGSVKPNMITNQKTKTNNVRSSSVASQKMAGAPRTRRITEKEALGVTGVKRPSSAAGRVTSIGEKHPITRATAKKPADVSTPGRPSTAERRPVTRERAQKQAAVATPCRPSTSERRPVDRGSAAKRSDVEGTRRPSTGERPSVTRDSVRTPSKTAASSVAHPKVTSTTVSTLKRPAPLNATTKSTKPEPKSNIRGSKDASTLQSHLTRPARMDLQVAGKQKSSSVNLPARKMLSSSVGEATFARLKKKEGIPATGQSRASASKKTTPLQTGNTKSRAPNPPTPPPPPRRPSRTTSKPTVSGSSVGGRKPKASTTQWH, encoded by the exons ATGGCGACTGAGGTCAATCAGACTTTTTTTGCGTGGTCACAAGGAGAAACAACTGACCTGGGTGTTTCTGAA GGAGTTTCTGTATCCCAGACACTCAACCATGGTTCCGTATCCTTCGGAAGATTTGAACTTGAGTCACTATCTTGGGAGAAGTGGTCTGTATTTAGTAATGACAAACGCCATGAAGAGTTTGTTAAGTTCAATGGTTTAGTAGCTCAGAAGAAGGCATAttttgaagagtactacaagaaGATCAGGGAACTCAAGGCTTCACAGCAGCAAATTCAGCAAACTGAACTCACCTTGGAATACAGTGGTGATGGAAGTGATTCTAGCCAAACAGAAGATATGCCGGCCGAAGAGCTTGAAACTCCCACAGGATCTGGAACAATTGTCTATGATTATGTGGAAGGAGCTGCACATGAGACCACCTCTGAACAGGGCATGCAATGCTATCATGACCATGAAGACGAGGACTTCCGTAACGAACTTTCTTCATCCAATCTTGTTTCAGAAGCCAGAATTTCACAGCAAACCGATCAGGATGGTAGAAAAAATGCTCTTGGTGATAATTCAGATTCGGCCGATGTTGAAAATGCAGGTTTTGGTCACGACGGTCTTGGAGCAGCTCATGAAAATGCAAGGGCTCCTAGAAGAAATACAGAGAAAGACCCCAGACTTAGATATGCTTCCATGATAATACCAAAATCGGTTAAAACTGTTGCGGGCAGTCCTCTGGACCGGACATCTGTTACTAAG ACGCCTGGTTCAGTGAAGCCTAACATGATTACAAACCAGAAGACTAAGACGAACAATGTCCGTAGCTCGAGTGTGGCATCACAGAAGATGGCCGGTGCGCCACGGACTCGCAGGATTACAGAAAAAGAAGCACTCGGGGTTACAGGTGTCAAAAGACCTTCCTCAGCTGCCGGGCGCGTCACTTCTATCGGAGAGAAGCATCCCATCACCAGGGCAACTGCTAAGAAGCCTGCTGATGTCTCCACCCCAGGACGCCCTTCCACTGCTGAAAGACGCCCTGTCACCAGAGAGCGTGCACAGAAGCAAGCTGCTGTCGCCACGCCATGCCGGCCTTCCACCTCTGAAAGACGCCCCGTTGACAGAGGAAGTGCAGCAAAGCGTTCTGATGTTGAGGGTACACGTCGGCCCTCTACAGGAGAAAGACCCTCTGTTACCAGGGATAGTGTGAGAACTCCTAGCAAGACAGCGGCATCAAGTGTGGCACATCCAAAGGTTACATCGACCACTGTG AGCACTCTGAAAAGGCCAGCCCCTCTGAATGCTACTACTAAAAGTACCAAGCCAGAGCCAAAAAG CAATATCAGAGGATCGAAAGATGCTTCAACATTGCAGAGTCACTTAACTAGGCCAGCAAGAATGGACTTGCAAGTGGCTGGCAAACAAAAATCAAG CTCGGTAAACCTGCCAGCAAGGAAAATGCTGAGTTCCAGTGTTGGAGAAGCAACTTTTGCTAGGCTGAAAAAGAAAGAG GGCATTCCGGCGACAGGGCAATCTCGAGCATCCGCATCGAAGAAAACAACTCCTTTGCAGACAGGAAACACCAAGTCCAGGGCACCAAAC CCACCGACACCGCCGCCTCCACCACGTCGTCCGTCGAGAACAACGAGCAAACCAACTGTCAGCGGCTCATCAGTTGGTGGAAGAAAGCCAAA GGCCTCGACAACACAATGGCATTGA
- the LOC109741355 gene encoding uncharacterized protein: MHLSRGAADAVGWSTIGLFVLFAALGLYCIFQSIYFWFRIRKGTLLSLGYFNGPWVTRIALILITIWWGVGEIVRLSFLKRKLFSSLVWQKIACDAYILSNLGFAEPSIFFGFAFLLHGSLQKRELGTLTQRWNLKTIGYMLVFCVPVFFVQALLVFVGPTFVKDENSAQGRRVFAKYFIQTSMPVGDTNVCTYPLFGTIFLGLIDAVLMSYVSYVGSRVLSLVINKALRKRVTWLIMSVLFFLPIRVLLLGFSVMPNPGDKAFEVIVFLSFVMMLSGTTVGILLLVYWPVHDSLALKDAGNREIAEMVPYDDYYYEGSSLVANQSFREIERNSDTSTKRGSISFRTMIREDQLPPDGTDEIGFSSRSGVHIGSSSPAGSSPSAAMPMLPLKEVPRY; the protein is encoded by the coding sequence ATGCACCTGAGCAGAGGAGCTGCCGATGCAGTCGGTTGGTCGACGATTGGACTGTTTGTTCTCTTTGCTGCTCTGGGCCTCTACTGCATTTTCCAGTCAATCTACTTCTGGTTTCGGATTCGGAAAGGGACCTTGCTCTCACTCGGTTACTTTAATGGTCCCTGGGTGACTCGCATTGCTCTGATTCTGATCACTATTTGGTGGGGAGTAGGGGAAATTGTGAGATTGAGCTTCTTGAAGAGAAAACTGTTCTCCAGCTTAGTATGGCAGAAGATCGCATGTGACGCCTACATTCTCTCCAATCTAGGGTTTGCAGAACCGAGCATCTTCTTTGGCTTTGCTTTCCTCCTGCATGGCTCATTACAGAAGAGGGAGTTGGGCACTTTGACCCAGAGATGGAACTTGAAGACCATTGGCTACATGTTGGTTTTCTGTGTTCCGGTGTTCTTCGTTCAGGCCCTTCTCGTGTTTGTTGGGCCTACATTTGTTAAGGATGAGAACAGTGCACAGGGAAGGAGAGTGTTTGCTAAATACTTCATTCAGACGTCCATGCCAGTTGGGGACACCAATGTTTGCACCTATCCGTTGTTTGGCACCATTTTTCTGGGACTTATCGATGCTGTCCTGATGAGCTATGTCTCCTATGTTGGATCTCGGGTGTTATCCTTGGTCATCAACAAGGCGCTGCGGAAGAGGGTTACGTGGCTGATAATGTCGGTGCTTTTCTTCCTTCCTATAAGGGTGCTTCTTCTAGGGTTCTCAGTGATGCCCAACCCAGGAGATAAAGCATTTGAGGTCATCGTCTTCTTGTCATTTGTGATGATGCTATCCGGCACAACTGTTGGGATACTCTTGCTGGTATACTGGCCTGTCCATGATTCATTGGCACTCAAAGATGCAGGCAACAGGGAGATAGCAGAGATGGTGCCTTATGACGATTACTACTATGAGGGCTCATCGCTTGTGGCCAACCAGAGCTTCCGAGAAATCGAGCGGAACTCTGACACGTCAACAAAGCGTGGCTCCATATCGTTCCGCACAATGATCAGGGAGGACCAGCTTCCGCCGGATGGCACAGATGAAATCGGCTTCTCCTCTCGCAGCGGCGTCCATATTGGATCATCCTCACCTGCAGGTTCTTCACCAAGCGCCGCAATGCCGATGCTGCCTCTCAAGGAGGTCCCTAGATACTAA
- the LOC109741349 gene encoding uncharacterized protein, which translates to MDSHLEYVYKQYVESSDGSSDREEYFDETTIMRAILEDAERAEEHVLNFKGSAKVHRVLNCNRAHGHLTLVDDYFAPDTLFADHFRRRFRMRKTVFDRLYHGVRSYDDYYIPKKDAVGMIGFSGYKKCTAAIWMLAYGTAADSSDENLRMCESTCRDAMVRFATAVVEVFGPQYLR; encoded by the coding sequence ATGGATTCCCATTTGGAGTACGTATACAAGCAGTATGTTGAGTCGTCCGATGGCTCATCGGACAGGGAGGAGTACTTCGATGAAACGACGATAATGCGGGCGATCCTGGAAGACGCGGAGCGTGCGGAGGAGCATGTTCTCAATTTCAAGGGCTCGGCCAAGGTTCATCGAGTGCTCAACTGCAACAGGGCGCACGGCCATTTGACACTGGTGGATGACTACTTTGCGCCTGATACACTCTTCGCTGATCATTTTCGCCGACGTTTTCGGATGCGCAAGACTGTCTTCGATCGTTTGTACCATGGCGTCCGATCCTATGATGACTACTACATCCCGAAGAAGGACGCCGTGGGAATGATTGGGTTCTCCGGTTACAAGAAGTGCACGGCCGCAATCTGGATGCTTGCATATGGCACGGCCGCTGATTCGTCGGACGAGAACCTACGGATGTGTGAGAGCACATGCAGAGATGCCATGGTCAGGTTTGCAACTGCAGTGGTCGAAGTGTTCGGACCTCAGTATCTGAGATAA